The DNA segment TTCCGAAGGGCGGCACCGGCAACACCGGTGCGTTGATCTTCACCAGCCCCACCACACTGCTGGTGCAGACCGGGGACGCCGGTGACCCGGCGGCCGCCGCCGATCCGGCCTCGCAGGCGGGCAAGGTGCTGCGCATCGAGCAGCCCACGACGGTCAACCAGGCGCCGACCACCACCGCGATGAGCGGGCTGGGCCCGGGCGGTGGCATGTGCATCGACCCGTCCGACGGTGCGCTCTACGTCACCGACCGCACGCCCACCGCCGACCGGCTGCAGAAGATGACGAAGGACTCGAAGATCTCGACGGTGTGGACGTGGCCCGATCGGCCGGGTGTCGCCGGCTGCGCCGCGCTGGACGGCACCGTGCTGGTCAACCTCGTCAACACCAAACAGACCGTCGCGGTGCGGCAGGCGCCGGACACCGGCGCGGTGACCGGCCAGCCCGAGGTGATCCGCCAGGACACCCGCGGGCACGCCTGGGCGCTGGCGCTGTCGGCGGACGGCAACGTGTGGGGTGCCACCGTGAACAAGACTGCGGGCGACGCCGAGCGCCTCGACGACGTGGTCTTCCCCCTCTTCCCGCAGGGCGGCGGGTTCCCGCGCAGCAACGCCGACAACACCTAGGGAAACCACCGGGTGACGGCCACGCCGGCCGTAATGTGATTCTCGAATGTGAGAAGCGCACTCTCGGTGGAGGTGGTTGGTGACAGGACGCTGTGTGGACCGGGTGGCTCTGGTGACCGGCAGCAGCCGGGGCCTCGGCGCGGCGATCGCCACCCGACTGGCCGCCGAAGGGGCCACCGTCGTGCTGACGGCGCGCACCATGGAGCCCGACCCGAAATACCAGGGATCGCTGCGGCAGACGCGCGACGAGATACTCGCCGCGGGCGGCTCGGCGGTCGCCGTCCCCGCCGACCTGTCCCAGCCCGACGAGCGCGAGCAGCTGTTCGCGGAGGTGTGCGACTCCGTGGGTCCGCCGGACATCCTCGTCAACAACGCCGCGGTGACGTTTCTCCGGGGGCTGGACGGCTTCCCCGACAAGCGGGTCCGGCTGATGGTGGAGATGCATCTGCTCGCCCCGCTGCATCTGAGCCAGTTCGTGATCCCCGCCATGCGTGAGCGCGGCCGCGGCTGGATCCTCAACGTGACGTCGGTGGGCGGCGATCTGCCGCCCGGTCCCCCGTTCTCCGAGTTCGACCGCACCGCCGGGTTCGGCGTCTACGGCACCGTGAAGGCCGCGCTCAACCGGTTGACCAAAAGCCTTGCAGCCGAACTATTCGATGACGGTATCGCCGTCAACGCCGCAGCACCCACCAACCCCGTGGCCACGCCCGGCGCCGGCACGCTCGATCTGGCCAAGACCGACACCGAGGACATCGGCCTCATCGCTGAGACGGCGTTGCTCCTGTGCACCGGCGACCCGGCGACGATGACCGGACGGATCGCCCACACCCAGTCATTCCTTCGCGAGGTCGGCCGGCTGAGTGAGTGACCTCGACGTCGAGGCCTTGAGCACGCGGTTGGCGACGCTCGGCATCTCCGACGTCCAGCCGCTCGCCGGTGGTGCGTCGAGCCTGACCTTTCGGGCGAGCCAGGGCATGCGGCCGGTCGTGGTGAAAGTGGCTCCGCCCGGCCATGATCCGGTCGGTCACCGCGACGTCCTGCGGCAGGCCCGGATCATCGAGGCGCTGGCGGCGACGGACGTGCCGGTTCCCGAGGTGCTGGGGACGGACCGCGGCGCACCACCCGAGGTGCCCCCGCTGTTCGTGATGTCACTGGCCGAGGGCGAGGCGTTCGAGCCGCTGTTCGATGCGGCTGCCGCCCCACATGACTCGGTGCCGGATAGGTACCGGAGTGCGGCGCGGGTGATGGCCGCGCTGCATCGCGTCACACCGGCCGAGCTGGGGCTGACCGGCGAGCCGATCGGGGATGCCTGCGCGGAGGTGGACCGCTGGTCGGCCACCCTGCAGACCGTCGACCCGCACCTGGTTCCCGATTGGGGTCGCGTCCGGGACGCCCTTCGAGCCTCGGCTCCCGCGCCCGTGCGGGCCAGCGTGGTGCACGGCGACTTCCGGCTCGGCAACCTCGTGGCGCGCGGGGCGCGGATCACGGCGGTGATCGACTGGGAGATCTGGTCGGTCGGCGATCCGCGGGTGGACGCCGGCTGGTTTCTCGTCAACGCCGATCCGGCCACCTACCGCAGGCCGAGCCCGTACGTCGAGGTGGTGCCGCCGATCGCCGAACTGGCCGCCTGCTACACCGACGCGGTCGGCGCCGCCGTGCCCGACCTGAGGTGGTTCATGGCGCTGGCGTGCTTCAAGTCGGCGGCCACCTGGTCGCTGATCGTCAAACACAATCGCCGAAGGTCCCGTCCCCGCGCGGAACTCGAGGAGATGGCGTCCGCACTGCCCGGCCTGCTCAGGCGGGCAACGGATCTGCTCGGGTGACTCAGCGCGTGCGCGGGACCCCGGCCAGCCGGTCGGCGAACTTCTCCTCCGCCTCCGCACGCAGCCGCAGGAGATGCTCGGACGGGAAGACGTCCGGGGCGGGTGCGACATCGGCGAGCAGCAGGCGGGCCAACGTCACCTTGTGCACCTCGGTCGGCCCGTCGGCGAGCCCGAGGACGAATGACTCGGTGAGGTACCGCACGAACGGCATCTCGTGGGACGTCCCGAGTGAACCGTGGATCTGCAACGCCCGGGCGGATACGTCGTGCAGCACCTTCTGCATCATCGCCTTGACGGCCGAGATGTCGGCGCGCACCGCCTTGTAGTCGTTGTACTGGTCGATCTTCCACGCGGTCTGCAGGGTCAGCAGCCGGAACGCCTCGATCTCCATCCACGAGTCCGCCACCATCTGCTGGACCATCTGCTTGTCGGAGAGCATGCCGCCCTGGGTGTACCGCGACACCGCCCGCTCCCGGATCATGTCGAAGATC comes from the Mycolicibacterium litorale genome and includes:
- a CDS encoding phosphotransferase family protein, with protein sequence MSDLDVEALSTRLATLGISDVQPLAGGASSLTFRASQGMRPVVVKVAPPGHDPVGHRDVLRQARIIEALAATDVPVPEVLGTDRGAPPEVPPLFVMSLAEGEAFEPLFDAAAAPHDSVPDRYRSAARVMAALHRVTPAELGLTGEPIGDACAEVDRWSATLQTVDPHLVPDWGRVRDALRASAPAPVRASVVHGDFRLGNLVARGARITAVIDWEIWSVGDPRVDAGWFLVNADPATYRRPSPYVEVVPPIAELAACYTDAVGAAVPDLRWFMALACFKSAATWSLIVKHNRRRSRPRAELEEMASALPGLLRRATDLLG
- a CDS encoding SDR family NAD(P)-dependent oxidoreductase translates to MTGRCVDRVALVTGSSRGLGAAIATRLAAEGATVVLTARTMEPDPKYQGSLRQTRDEILAAGGSAVAVPADLSQPDEREQLFAEVCDSVGPPDILVNNAAVTFLRGLDGFPDKRVRLMVEMHLLAPLHLSQFVIPAMRERGRGWILNVTSVGGDLPPGPPFSEFDRTAGFGVYGTVKAALNRLTKSLAAELFDDGIAVNAAAPTNPVATPGAGTLDLAKTDTEDIGLIAETALLLCTGDPATMTGRIAHTQSFLREVGRLSE
- a CDS encoding PQQ-dependent sugar dehydrogenase → MRTRRPLTGVAALLCVTVLFGSACARFDAAQSQPFTTEPELRPGPTSSEPPPPPLPAKPFPKACPAPGVMQGCLESTSGLIMLPDSQSALVAERTTGAVKEVSVRAEPKVKTTIPVDPSGDGGLMDIVLSPTYTQDRLMYAYVSTPTDNRVVRIADGDVPKPILTGIPKGGTGNTGALIFTSPTTLLVQTGDAGDPAAAADPASQAGKVLRIEQPTTVNQAPTTTAMSGLGPGGGMCIDPSDGALYVTDRTPTADRLQKMTKDSKISTVWTWPDRPGVAGCAALDGTVLVNLVNTKQTVAVRQAPDTGAVTGQPEVIRQDTRGHAWALALSADGNVWGATVNKTAGDAERLDDVVFPLFPQGGGFPRSNADNT